In Novosphingobium sp. 9U, the genomic stretch GGCGGGAGCGTCCGTTCGTGCCGCTCTTCACGACTATCGGTTCTGGGCACTCGCACTTGCCGCCCTGGGCCTCGCTGCCGGGACCTCGGGATTGATGCCCAACCTCGTTCCGCTGCTGAGCGAGCACGGCATCTCGAAGCAGTCCGCGACGACCGTGATGGCGGCGATGGCGATCAGCGTCACCGGAGGGCGCCTGCTGTCGGGTGTTCTGCTCGACCGCCTGCGCGCGCCGTTTGTCGCGCTCATCGTTGTCACGCCAGCCGTACTCGCTCTTGCTGCCCTGGCGCAGCCTGGTATCGAACTGACGACGGGCATCGCCTGCGGCGTGACGATCGGCCTAGTGGCCGGCGCCGAGTTCGACCTCGTCGCTTATCTCATCGGCCGGTACTTTGGCCGCCGACATTTCAGCGAGCTCTATTCGATCCAGTATGCCATTTTTGGGCTCGGCGCCGGCTTTGCGCCGGCTGTGTACGGCGGGCTGCGCGACCGCATGGGAAGCTACGACATGACCATCGTGACTTCGGCGGTTCTGTTCGTCTGCTCGATCGCCGCCTTCTTCACACTAGGCCGCTATCCCGCGCACGGGGATGCCATTTTCGCGGAGTGACCTGATCCGCACTCAGTTTGAGCGCCCACGCAGCGCGGCGCCCGACCTTCGCCGGCTGACCGTGTCAAGACCAGGCAAAAACACAGTCAGGGTCCAGTAAATTTGCTTGAGCGAGCAGCGCACAGGCAAACTTTTTTGCTTTGTCGGCCTGCCTTTTTCGGGGACGGAATGTCTGATGTTTGTTGCTCGAACATTAACTGCGCAGTCGTTTGTGCCACTTTGGTTGCTTGTTAGCCAATCCTCTAACGCTTCGAAGGAAGAAGCGACATGAACAGATCCGGATTTCTTCTGAGCGCTGCCGCGATCGTGATCGGGTCGCGGCCTCCTCGCCCGACGTGATCGACAATGGTGGTATCGTCGTCACCGCGCACCGCCGCGAGGAGCGCCTCGTCGACATGCCAATCGCCATCTCGACCTCCTCAAGCGTGGCGATCACCGATCGCGGCTGAGCAGCGTCAGCTCGGTCGCGCAGCAGAGGCCCCGGTTCTAGTTCGACCGCGTCGCCACGGCTGGCGACGTTCGTCCGAGCCCGCGCGGTATCGCGCTGATCGGAGGGCGCTCAAACGTCACGATCATCGTCGACGGCATCGACGTCGTGGGTTTCAGCCTCAACATCGCGATTAGCGGCGGCAGTTTGCCGACCTCTACAACGCTCATGATCCTCGAACGCGTCGCGGTGGTGATGGCGCCGCAGACGGTCTATTACGGTCACAGCGCCTTTGCGGCCGGCCACCACCTCAAGCGCGTCTTTATCTGGCACGTCATGGCAGCGTCGGCCGAACACGATCACCAGTTCGGTATCATAGTCGAAGCATTCATCGGCCTTCATCGGCAGGTGGATGACGCCGCCGTTCATTGTTGCACTTGCTGGTTAATGGCAGGGCGGTGGGGTGGGTGTGCCCGTCTCCTCGGCATGTTCGCGGCAGTTGAAACCCACGCAGATGATCTTTTCCGGCTGCATGACGAGCGGCGCGAAAGAAACGTGCTCCGTCGGATGATGGCGGCGGCCCCGGGATCGATTTCGACAGCGGCGAGCAGATCAGCCAGTTCGGCAGCTCGTCGGTTCTTGAGCAGATCGTCCAGGTCATGGGGCGCGGGCATGGCCGTCCGCTCGCCTGCCGCCACGATACATCGATGATGTGCCCGACACGGCGCGTGCGCATGCC encodes the following:
- a CDS encoding fumarylacetoacetate hydrolase family protein encodes the protein MKADECFDYDTELVIVFGRRCHDVPDKDALEVVAGRKGAVTVIDRLRRHHHRDAFEDHERCRGRQTAAANRDVEAETHDVDAVDDDRDV
- a CDS encoding SDR family NAD(P)-dependent oxidoreductase, which gives rise to MLVNNAGYGHEGALKESSTDHLQRQRAANVFGPVAMMKAVLPGMRTRRVGHIIDVSWRQASGRPCPRPMTWTICSRTDELPNWLICSPLSKSIPGPPPSSDGARFFRAARHAAGKDHLRGFQLPRTCRGDGHTHPTALPLTSKCNNERRRHPPADEGR